Proteins encoded within one genomic window of Brassica rapa cultivar Chiifu-401-42 chromosome A09, CAAS_Brap_v3.01, whole genome shotgun sequence:
- the LOC103839921 gene encoding uncharacterized protein LOC103839921, whose product MAAPLPPLKARNIRRGGDLMGVDILLLDSQFLVDLFDWGLLGGQECEEKSETEEDEELRLIKIVCKKIAVSPFQIFNCFSVSKMECDRASGGRERQTAESNTALGSEQRSTRRRETKKAAESN is encoded by the exons ATGGCCGCTCCTCTTCCACCGTTGAAGGCCAGGAATATCCGCCGTGGTGGAGATCTCATGGGAGTAGACATACTCCTTCTTGATTCTCAG TTCTTGGTTGATCTGTTCGATTGGGGTTTGTTGGGAGGCCAGGAATGTGAAGAAAAATCTGAAaccgaagaagatgaagaactgAGACTTATAAAGATTGTTTGTAAAAAAATTGCAGTAAGCCCTTTTCAGATCTTCAATTGTTTTTCAGTG AGCAAGATGGAGTGTGACAGAGCAAGCGGCGGAAGAGAACGACAAACGGCGGAGAGTAACACAGCACTCGGCAGTGAGCAACGCAGCACTCGGCGGAGAGAAACAAAGAAAGCGGCAGAGAGTAACTGA
- the LOC117127720 gene encoding uncharacterized protein LOC117127720: MPPKNARVARPAAAIQRATRRVTRSASQASSEAESRREGAPENGNPVEMPNVVNAALLAELQRYCDAYGGQLPNGEAAAEAGDNPIPPGAAQNPPPPPPPPAAPAVVHAPGPNYWDMLRHMKSMQTEFFNGKADAIVADNWRRQLERNFASARCPPEFRRDLAAHYLKDDALVWWDEVVERSHGIRLTWDDFLEAFNGKYFSLEAMDAMESKFQDIRQGSRNVRDYGDEFNRLRRFAGHYLSDHDLIRRFLKGMRVELRNSCNVRDYRDVHELIEKAAEQELGLEEERKQNQNSQNRGAKRPRDALPAAEPPPLRPACERCGRFHAGECRAGACFACGERGHIARDCPKERQAQRRRCHRCGQEGHQSWECPTLQRGNAEGAQPQQQRGQAAGPRAYAVEGREGAEPIAGMF; this comes from the coding sequence CACCAGGTCTGCGTCTCAAGCCTCCAGCGAGGCAGAAAGCCGAAGAGAGGGCGCACCCGAGAATGGGAACCCAGTGGAAATGCCGAACGTGGTGAATGCAGCGCTCCTGGCAGAACTGCAAAGATACTGTGACGCCTATGGGGGTCAATTGCCCAATGGTGAAGCCGCCGCAGAGGCGGGGGACAACCCCATACCACCTGGGGCGGCCCAGAATCCGCCACCACCGCCACCACCCCCGGCAGCGCCTGCGGTGGTGCACGCCCCAGGCCCCAACTACTGGGACATGCTGAGACACATGAAGAGTATGCAGACGGAGTTTTTCAATGGAAAGGCCGACGCAATTGTCGCGGATAACTGGAGACGTCAACTCGAGAGGAACTTCGCTTCTGCAAGGTGCCCACCGGAGTTCCGTAGGGACCTGGCTGCTCACTATCTTAAGGACGACGCACTAGTGTGGTGGGACGAAGTGGTCGAAAGGTCACATGGGATACGACTGACCTGGGATGATTTCCTGGAAGCATTCAATGGGAAGTACTTTTCCTTAGAAGCCATGGACGCGATGGAAAGCAAGTTTCAAGACATCCGTCAGGGGTCAAGGAATGTACGAGACTACGGAGACGAGTTCAACCGACTTCGGAGATTTGCGGGTCACTACCTGAGTGATCACGATTTAATCCGCCGTTTCCTCAAAGGTATGAGAGTGGAACTGAGGAATAGCTGCAACGTGAGGGACTATCGTGATGTCCATGAGCTGATTGAGAAAGCCGCAGAACAAGAATTAGGGCTCGAGGAAGAACGAAAACAGAACCAGAACTCCCAGAACCGGGGTGCCAAACGGCCCCGGGATGCACTGCCCGCGGCTGAGCCTCCCCCGTTAAGGCCCGCATGTGAAAGGTGTGGACGATTCCATGCGGGGGAGTGCAGGGCAGGAGCATGCTTCGCCTGCGGCGAGCGCGGCCATATAGCGAGGGATTGCCCGAAGGAGAGACAGGCCCAACGCAGGCGCTGTCACCGCTGCGGCCAGGAGGGACATCAGTCGTGGGAGTGCCCAACACTCCAAAGAGGAAACGCGGAAGGGGCGCAACCCCAACAGCAGAGAGGGCAAGCCGCAGGGCCAAGAGCGTACGCCGTCGAGGGTCGCGAAGGAGCCGAACCAATCGCGGGTATGTTTTGA
- the LOC103839924 gene encoding ubiquitin carboxyl-terminal hydrolase MINDY-1, whose product MATTASDSPTQTIQEAIQQEDVAVNETKEEGEEVTTYKTKSIQFLGRSTPIILQNENGPCPLLAICNVLLLRNNLKLSPDSYEVSQERLMSLVVDRLIESNSKVNDKEEEYIKNQQQNIADAIDLLPRLTTGIDVNIKFRRIDDFEFTPECAIFDLLDIPLYHGWIVDPQDVETADAIGSKSYNALMGELVALETQNVEDENPGEDSVDFVAATTAALGVPSPCLSKTSSFQDSPPAAVELRKLRKGDLEEETELLQALQLSQGNDPPPNTVGDSAFTFSDASPTSTLGDNICHLEQFKSDGDKASENDQLSPKKSGDGTGPDAESANSNEKAIAELTSSEALSVEKTDLESTKTDCTTESLLKSDAASVNPDLTCKSQRDDVADAFTSPVSSDEPMYEGEECVNAVAPPVCADKEPVYEGESLLGKRAEKNVDDCSSEGNGLTAKEGEVIRNFLKNSASQLTFCGLFRLQEGLKERELCVFFRNNHFCTMFKYEGELYLLATDQGYLNQPDLVWEKLNEVNGDTAFMTATFKEFKIDSSTTGASGTWDEQNAVTNTADYLASMPDTGIEVNSDLQLAIALQQQEFEDQSPRSNPTPQPPTSVGASRLITGPQVPRSSPRPPSSAAASRQEGKSSKDSKCRIM is encoded by the exons ATGGCGACCACCGCTTCAGACTCTCCGACACAGACGATTCAGGAAGCGATCCAGCAGGAGGATGTTGCTGTTAACGAAACTAAGGAGGAGGGGGAGGAGGTCACGACGTACAAGACGAAATCGATTCAGTTCCTTGGACGAAGCACGCCTATCATTCTCCAGAACGAGAATGGACCTTGCCCTCTCTTAGCCATCT GTAATGTTCTTCTTCTGAGAAACAACTTGAAGCTGAGTCCTGACTCTTATGAGGTTTCTCAAGAGAGATTGATGTCCCTTGTGGTTGACAGATTGATTGAGTCCAATAGTAAAGTCAAT GACAAAGAGGAAGAATATATAAAGAATCAGCAACAGAACATTGCTGATGCTATTGATCTTCTTCCACGTCTTACAACTGGAATCGATGTCAATATTAAATTCAGGAG GATTGATGATTTTGAGTTCACCCCTGAGTGTGCAATATTTGACTTACTTGACATTCCTTTGTATCATGGATGGATAGTTGATCCCCAG GATGTTGAAACAGCTGATGCAATTGGTAGCAAGTCATATAATGCGCTAATGGGGGAGCTCGTTGCACTGGAGACGCAGAACGTAGAGGATGAAAATCCCGGGGAGGATTCTGTCGATTTCGTTGCGGCAACCACAGCTGCTCTAGGGGTTCCTTCGCCCTGTCTCTCGAAAACGAGTTCTTTTCAGGATTCTCCGCCTGCAGCTGTTGAGCTTCGTAAGCTGAGAAAGGGAGACCTTGAGGAAGAAACAGAGTTATTGCAAGCCTTGCAGTTATCACAGGGGAACGATCCACCACCAAACACTGTCGGAGACTCTGCATTCACATTTTCAGATGCAAGTCCAACTAGCACCCTTGGTGATAATATCTGTCACCTAGAACAGTTCAAATCTGATGGTGATAAAGCATCAGAAAATGATCAGTTATCTCCTAAGAAATCTGGAGATGGGACGGGCCCTGATGCTGAAAGTGCTAACAGTAACGAAAAGGCTATCGCTGAGTTAACTTCTTCTGAGGCGCTTTCAGTGGAGAAGACTGATCTGGAGTCAACCAAAACTGACTGCACTACTGAGAGTCTGCTCAAGTCTGATGCAGCTTCTGTTAATCCAG ATCTTACTTGCAAATCCCAGCGTGACGATGTAGCCGATGCTTTTACTTCACCCGTATCTAGTGATGAACCCATGTATGAAGGTGAGGAATGCGTAAACGCTGTGGCTCCACCAGTTTGTGCAGACAAAGAACCCGTTTATGAAGGCGAATCACTTCTTGGGAAAAGGGCTGAGAAGAATGTTGATGATTGTTCTTCTGAAGGTAACGGGCTCACAGCAAAAGAAG GTGAAGTAATCAGGAACTTCCTGAAGAACAGTGCCAGTCAATTAACCTTTTGTGG ACTCTTTCGCTTGCAAGAAGGCCTTAAAGAACGTGAACTCTGTGTCTTTTTCCGCAACAATCATTTCTGCACCATGTTCAAG TATGAAGGTGAGCTTTATCTTTTGGCTACAGATCAAGGTTACCTAAATCAGCCTGATTTAGTTTGGGAAAAGCTAAACGAG GTTAATGGCGACACTGCGTTCATGACTGCTACTTTCAAGGAGTTCAAGATAGACAGCAGCACAACTGGTGCAAGTGGCACGTGGGATGAACAAAACGCTGTCACAAATACTGCG GATTATCTTGCGAGCATGCCAGACACAGGCATCGAAGTCAA CTCTGATCTACAACTGGCGATAGCTTTGCAACAACAGGAGTTTGAGGACCAGAGCCCGCGGAGTAACCCAACTCCACAACCACCAACAAGTGTTGGTGCTTCACGACTGATCACTGGTCCTCAG GTACCAAGGAGCAGCCCGAGGCCGCCATCATCAGCTGCAGCGTCAAGACAGGAAGGCAAATCCTCTAAAGATAGCAAATGTAGAATCATGTAA